A part of Streptomyces sp. DSM 40750 genomic DNA contains:
- a CDS encoding PTS fructose transporter subunit IIABC, with amino-acid sequence MSEMITADLVDLDLSADTKEAAARALAERMVAKGRVTDLDGFLADVAAREAQMPTGLDGGIGIPHCRSEHVTEPTLAFGRSAAGIDFGAPDGPADLIFLIAAPAGADDAHLTILSSLARQLMNTEFTDALRAVDDAARAAALIRGDEDAQPAENTSGTEDSAAASGGTASPDAAAGSTDTTATPAPSAPQEAAPAEARPFRIVAVTSCPTGIAHTYMAAESLENAGRDAGDVEIVVETQGSAGFTRLDPAVIAAADGVIFAHDVPVREKDRFAGKPTVDVGVKAGINRPAQLITEVRGKAERGEVTAAARPGTPVDRAGEPGEGYGTKLRKWLMSGVSYMVPFVAAGGLLIALGFAIGGWEINQAKPVTEHFDWLQIDSWAALLFQIGVVAFGFLIPVLAGYIAYGMADRPGLVPGFVGGMIAANINAGFLGGLAAGLIAGAVVLGIQRIKIPPVLRGIMPVVVIPLISSLVVGFLMLVVIGKPIAEAQKGMTDWLSGLSGSNAILLGVLLGLMMCFDLGGPVNKVAYAFATAGIAVQDPSDSAMKIMAAVMAAGMVPPLGMALATTIRKKLFTTAERENGKAAWVLGASFISEGAIPFAAADPLRVIPASMAGGAVTGALAMAFGSTLRAPHGGIWVTPLIGKPFLYLLAIAVGTAITAGLVIILKGMRKTQPGTAPESAPATAKAEAKEPVAA; translated from the coding sequence ATGAGCGAGATGATCACCGCGGATCTGGTCGACCTCGACCTGTCCGCCGATACGAAGGAAGCGGCGGCACGTGCCCTCGCCGAGCGCATGGTGGCGAAGGGCCGGGTCACCGACCTGGACGGCTTCCTCGCCGACGTGGCCGCCCGTGAGGCGCAGATGCCCACCGGCCTCGACGGCGGCATCGGCATCCCGCACTGCCGAAGCGAGCACGTCACCGAGCCGACCCTCGCCTTCGGTCGCAGCGCGGCCGGGATCGACTTCGGCGCGCCCGACGGTCCCGCCGACCTGATCTTCCTGATCGCCGCCCCGGCCGGCGCCGACGACGCCCACCTCACGATCCTGTCCTCCCTCGCCCGACAGCTGATGAACACCGAGTTCACGGACGCGCTGCGCGCCGTGGACGACGCGGCCCGCGCCGCCGCGCTCATCCGGGGCGACGAGGACGCGCAGCCCGCTGAGAACACCTCGGGCACCGAAGACTCCGCGGCGGCGTCGGGCGGAACGGCCTCCCCCGACGCCGCCGCGGGCAGCACGGACACGACCGCGACCCCGGCCCCGAGCGCTCCGCAGGAGGCCGCCCCCGCCGAGGCCCGCCCCTTCCGTATCGTCGCCGTCACCTCCTGCCCCACCGGCATCGCGCACACCTACATGGCAGCCGAGTCGCTGGAGAACGCGGGCCGCGACGCCGGTGACGTCGAGATCGTCGTCGAGACGCAGGGCTCGGCCGGTTTCACCCGGCTCGACCCGGCGGTCATCGCCGCCGCCGACGGCGTGATCTTCGCCCACGACGTGCCCGTACGGGAGAAGGACCGGTTCGCCGGGAAGCCCACCGTCGACGTCGGTGTGAAGGCGGGCATCAACCGCCCCGCCCAACTGATCACCGAGGTCCGCGGGAAGGCCGAGCGCGGCGAGGTCACGGCCGCCGCCCGCCCGGGCACCCCTGTCGACCGCGCGGGCGAGCCCGGCGAGGGCTACGGCACCAAGCTGCGCAAGTGGCTGATGTCCGGCGTGAGCTACATGGTCCCGTTCGTCGCGGCGGGCGGTCTGCTGATCGCCCTCGGGTTCGCGATCGGCGGGTGGGAGATCAACCAGGCCAAGCCGGTCACCGAGCACTTCGACTGGCTCCAGATCGACAGCTGGGCGGCCCTGCTGTTCCAGATCGGTGTCGTCGCCTTCGGCTTCCTGATCCCCGTCCTCGCCGGCTACATCGCGTACGGCATGGCGGACCGGCCCGGTCTCGTCCCGGGCTTCGTCGGCGGCATGATCGCCGCGAACATCAACGCCGGTTTCCTCGGTGGTCTGGCCGCCGGTCTGATCGCCGGTGCGGTCGTCCTCGGTATCCAGCGGATCAAGATCCCGCCGGTGCTGCGCGGCATCATGCCGGTGGTCGTGATCCCGCTGATCTCGTCGCTGGTCGTCGGCTTCCTGATGCTGGTGGTGATCGGCAAGCCCATCGCCGAGGCCCAGAAGGGCATGACCGACTGGCTGAGCGGCCTCTCCGGCAGCAACGCGATCCTGCTCGGCGTCCTCCTCGGCCTGATGATGTGCTTCGACCTGGGCGGTCCGGTCAACAAGGTCGCCTACGCCTTCGCCACCGCCGGTATCGCCGTGCAGGACCCCAGCGACTCCGCGATGAAGATCATGGCGGCGGTCATGGCGGCCGGCATGGTCCCGCCGCTGGGCATGGCCCTCGCCACCACGATCCGCAAGAAGCTCTTCACCACCGCCGAGCGCGAGAACGGCAAGGCGGCCTGGGTGCTCGGCGCCTCCTTCATCTCGGAGGGCGCGATCCCGTTCGCCGCCGCCGACCCGCTGCGGGTCATCCCGGCCTCCATGGCGGGCGGCGCGGTCACCGGCGCGCTGGCCATGGCCTTCGGCTCGACCCTGCGCGCTCCCCACGGCGGCATCTGGGTCACCCCGCTGATCGGCAAGCCGTTCCTCTACCTGCTGGCCATCGCGGTCGGTACGGCGATCACGGCCGGCCTGGTCATCATCCTGAAGGGCATGCGCAAGACCCAGCCGGGCACGGCGCCCGAGTCCGCTCCCGCCACCGCCAAGGCGGAGGCCAAGGAGCCGGTCGCGGCCTGA
- the pfkB gene encoding 1-phosphofructokinase, translated as MILTVTPNPSLDRTYEVPSLDRGEVIRATGERMDPGGKGVNVSRAVAAAGRRTVAVLPLGGAPGALVADLLDAQGIQVARVTVAGATRSNIALAEADGVLTKINAPGPELSAAEEELLLETVRAQSADASWIACCGSLPRGLAPSWYAALVARAHAAGARIALDTSGPALLAALRERPDVVKPNAEELAEAVGRPLATVGDAVKAAEELREMGAGAVLASLGADGQLLVDASGAWFGSARVDVVRSNVGAGDSSLAGFLIAGGNGPEALASAVAHGAAAVQLPGSVMPTPADLDPAAVTVTAEVPADRMLKEPVS; from the coding sequence ATGATCCTCACCGTCACCCCGAACCCGTCCCTCGACCGTACGTACGAGGTCCCCTCCCTCGACCGCGGTGAGGTCATCCGGGCCACCGGCGAACGAATGGACCCGGGCGGCAAGGGCGTCAACGTCTCCCGCGCGGTCGCCGCCGCCGGGCGGCGCACCGTGGCCGTACTGCCGCTGGGCGGCGCGCCGGGCGCGCTGGTCGCGGACCTGCTCGACGCGCAGGGCATCCAGGTCGCACGGGTGACGGTGGCCGGGGCGACCCGGTCCAACATCGCCCTCGCCGAGGCCGACGGCGTCCTGACGAAGATCAACGCGCCGGGCCCGGAGCTGTCGGCCGCCGAAGAGGAACTCCTCCTGGAGACCGTCCGCGCCCAGTCCGCCGACGCCTCCTGGATCGCCTGCTGCGGCAGCCTCCCGCGCGGCCTCGCCCCGTCCTGGTACGCCGCACTCGTCGCCCGCGCCCACGCGGCCGGCGCCCGCATCGCGCTGGACACCTCGGGCCCGGCCCTGCTGGCCGCGCTCCGCGAACGCCCCGACGTGGTCAAGCCGAACGCCGAGGAACTCGCGGAGGCCGTGGGCCGCCCGCTCGCCACCGTCGGCGACGCCGTCAAGGCCGCGGAGGAGCTCCGCGAGATGGGCGCGGGCGCGGTGCTGGCCAGCCTCGGCGCCGACGGGCAGCTGCTCGTCGACGCCTCGGGCGCCTGGTTCGGCAGCGCCCGCGTCGACGTCGTCCGCAGCAACGTCGGCGCCGGCGACTCCTCCCTCGCCGGCTTCCTGATCGCCGGTGGGAACGGCCCCGAGGCCCTCGCCTCCGCCGTCGCCCACGGCGCCGCCGCCGTACAACTCCCCGGCAGCGTCATGCCGACCCCGGCCGACCTGGACCCGGCCGCGGTGACGGTGACAGCGGAGGTACCGGCGGACCGGATGCTGAAGGAGCCGGTGTCATGA
- a CDS encoding DeoR/GlpR family DNA-binding transcription regulator: protein MYAPERQQEILRLARDGGRVDVVSLAEEFQVTAETIRRDLKALDRAGLVQRVHGGAIPAGRLDFEPDLAEREGTAADEKDRIAQAALAELPSDGTVVLDAGTTVARLAAAIPLEAALTAVTHSLPIAARLADHPGIQLHLVGGRVRHRTRAAVDAWALRAYGEIRADVLFVAANGFSVEHGLTTPDLAEAAVKRAAVAAARRVVLLADSSKHGQEHFARFGDLSDVDLLITDSGLSPEDALAIERKGTEVRRVPGAEPVSGSAAGRTNGRKDRS, encoded by the coding sequence ATGTACGCACCGGAGCGGCAGCAGGAGATCCTCCGGCTCGCCCGTGACGGCGGCCGGGTGGACGTGGTGTCGCTGGCCGAGGAGTTCCAGGTAACGGCGGAGACGATCCGCCGGGATCTGAAGGCCCTCGACCGCGCCGGCCTCGTCCAGCGGGTGCACGGCGGCGCGATTCCCGCCGGGCGCCTTGACTTCGAGCCCGACCTGGCCGAGCGCGAGGGCACCGCGGCCGACGAGAAGGACCGTATCGCGCAGGCCGCCCTCGCCGAACTGCCGAGCGACGGCACGGTCGTCCTCGACGCCGGCACGACGGTCGCGCGCCTCGCCGCCGCGATCCCGCTGGAGGCCGCGCTCACCGCGGTCACGCACAGCCTGCCGATCGCGGCCCGCCTCGCCGACCACCCCGGCATCCAGCTCCACCTGGTCGGCGGCCGCGTCCGCCACCGCACGCGCGCCGCCGTGGACGCCTGGGCGCTCCGGGCCTACGGCGAGATCCGCGCCGATGTCCTCTTCGTGGCGGCCAACGGCTTCTCCGTCGAGCACGGCCTGACCACCCCCGACCTCGCCGAGGCCGCGGTGAAGCGAGCGGCGGTGGCCGCCGCTCGGCGCGTGGTGCTGCTCGCCGACTCCTCCAAGCACGGCCAGGAGCACTTCGCCCGCTTCGGCGACCTGAGCGATGTGGACCTGCTGATCACCGACAGCGGGCTGAGCCCCGAAGACGCCCTCGCCATCGAGCGCAAGGGCACCGAAGTGCGGCGTGTCCCGGGCGCGGAGCCCGTCAGCGGCTCCGCCGCGGGCCGGACCAACGGCCGGAAAGACCGCTCATGA
- a CDS encoding MFS transporter → MTSSEPVLDTSLSTSALKGRGELRDQPQPTGSDPTADTRTALDAPPGGADRRRWIALAIVMTAAFMDLVDVTIVNIAIPSIQRSEHATFSQIQWITAGYALAFAAGLVTGGRLGDIHGRRRIFLLGIGGFTLASALCGLAANPEMLVAARIAQGATAALMVPQVLSIVHATFPAHERGKVFGLFGAIVGLGAVSGPLLGALLIEWNPLGLEWRAIFLINLPVGVAGLILGRRFITESKAPHALKLDLVGVALVTGGLLMLLYPLTRGRELGWPLWGYVSMAGSLVVFAALVAYERRKTARDGSPLIELSLFKVKSFAAGIAVQTVFGIALGVFFLVWTLYLQTGLGWSVLKAGLTGIPFSLAVSVAAGISVQKLVPRFGRKVLQAGALLMAAGVLLYLAESERYGLAITPWQMALPLVVMGAGMGLIVAPLTDAILSGVPREHAGSASGLISTVQQMGNALGLGLVAVVFFGVMEDHLLPAEIGPAFVDAFEYALGWVAAVLLAIFLLMFALPGRSSVVDHEAAEAVGTVEDTERESQLVP, encoded by the coding sequence ATGACCTCAAGCGAGCCCGTACTCGACACGTCCCTGAGCACAAGCGCCCTGAAGGGGCGCGGGGAACTGCGCGACCAGCCACAACCAACCGGCAGCGACCCCACGGCAGATACCCGAACGGCGCTCGACGCGCCCCCCGGCGGAGCCGACCGCCGACGATGGATCGCCCTCGCCATCGTCATGACCGCCGCCTTCATGGACCTTGTGGACGTCACCATCGTCAACATCGCCATCCCCTCCATCCAGCGAAGCGAACACGCCACGTTCAGCCAGATCCAGTGGATCACCGCCGGCTACGCCCTCGCCTTCGCGGCGGGCCTCGTCACCGGCGGGCGACTCGGCGACATCCACGGCCGTAGGCGGATCTTCCTCCTCGGCATCGGCGGCTTCACGCTCGCCTCCGCACTGTGCGGCCTCGCCGCGAACCCGGAGATGCTGGTGGCGGCGAGGATCGCGCAGGGCGCGACCGCCGCGCTGATGGTCCCGCAGGTGCTGTCGATCGTGCACGCGACCTTCCCGGCGCACGAACGGGGCAAGGTGTTCGGGCTGTTCGGCGCGATCGTGGGCCTCGGCGCGGTCTCCGGCCCGCTGCTCGGCGCCCTGCTCATCGAGTGGAACCCGCTCGGCCTCGAATGGCGGGCGATCTTCCTGATCAACCTTCCGGTCGGCGTCGCGGGCCTGATCCTGGGCCGCCGTTTCATCACCGAGTCCAAGGCCCCGCACGCTCTGAAGCTGGACCTCGTGGGCGTCGCCCTGGTCACCGGCGGCCTGCTGATGCTGCTCTACCCGCTCACCCGGGGCCGGGAGCTGGGCTGGCCGCTGTGGGGGTACGTCTCGATGGCCGGCTCGCTGGTCGTGTTCGCGGCGCTGGTGGCGTACGAGCGGCGCAAGACCGCGCGCGACGGCTCCCCGCTGATCGAACTGTCGCTGTTCAAGGTGAAGAGCTTCGCGGCCGGCATCGCCGTACAGACCGTGTTCGGCATCGCCCTCGGCGTCTTCTTCCTCGTCTGGACCCTCTACCTCCAGACCGGCCTCGGCTGGAGCGTCCTGAAGGCCGGCCTCACCGGCATCCCGTTCTCCCTCGCGGTCTCGGTCGCGGCGGGGATCTCGGTCCAGAAGCTCGTCCCGCGCTTCGGCCGCAAGGTCCTCCAGGCGGGCGCGCTGCTGATGGCGGCCGGCGTGCTGCTGTACCTGGCGGAGTCCGAACGGTACGGCCTCGCCATCACCCCCTGGCAGATGGCGCTCCCGCTGGTCGTGATGGGCGCGGGCATGGGACTCATCGTCGCCCCGCTGACCGACGCGATCCTCTCCGGCGTCCCGCGCGAGCACGCCGGTTCCGCGTCCGGGCTGATCAGCACGGTCCAGCAGATGGGCAACGCGCTCGGCCTCGGCCTCGTCGCCGTCGTCTTCTTCGGCGTCATGGAGGACCACCTGCTCCCCGCCGAGATCGGCCCCGCCTTCGTGGACGCCTTCGAGTACGCGCTCGGCTGGGTGGCCGCGGTCCTGCTGGCGATCTTCCTGCTGATGTTCGCCCTGCCGGGGCGATCCTCGGTGGTGGACCATGAGGCGGCCGAAGCGGTGGGAACGGTGGAAGACACGGAGCGGGAGTCGCAGTTGGTGCCGTGA
- a CDS encoding helix-turn-helix transcriptional regulator: MTTDTPARLLQLLSLLQTPREWPGGELADRLGVSRRTVRRDIDRLRELGYPVQATMGAEGGYRLVAGKAMPPLVLDDEEAVAIAVGLRAGAGHAVEGVDEASVRALAKLEQVLPSRLRHRVSTLQAATTPLTSGDGATVTPETLTVMASAVAGHERLRFAYRSGDGTDSRRHCEPYRLVSTGRRWYLVAYDLDRADWRTFRVDRVEEPFATGARFTPRELPTGSAEEYLRQSMYRRQETYAFDVTFAAPVEFIAARLPRWFGTPEPVDEHSCRLRASVGDSVEWLAVRLAVVDCDFTVHEPPELVGYIRELGARLARAAGGDEG, from the coding sequence ATGACCACCGACACCCCCGCCCGGCTGCTTCAGCTCCTCTCCCTCCTCCAGACGCCTCGCGAGTGGCCCGGCGGTGAGCTGGCCGACCGGCTCGGGGTTTCGCGTCGTACGGTCCGGCGGGACATCGACCGGCTGCGGGAGCTGGGTTATCCGGTGCAGGCGACCATGGGAGCCGAGGGCGGGTATCGACTGGTGGCCGGGAAGGCCATGCCCCCGCTCGTGCTGGACGACGAGGAGGCCGTGGCGATCGCGGTGGGGCTGCGGGCCGGGGCCGGGCACGCGGTGGAAGGGGTGGACGAGGCCTCCGTGCGGGCGCTCGCCAAGCTCGAACAGGTGCTGCCGTCGCGGCTGCGCCACCGGGTCTCCACACTGCAGGCCGCCACCACTCCCCTGACCAGCGGCGACGGGGCGACCGTCACGCCCGAGACGCTGACCGTGATGGCCTCGGCGGTGGCGGGCCACGAACGTCTCCGCTTCGCCTACCGCTCCGGCGACGGCACGGACTCGCGCCGCCACTGCGAGCCGTACCGGCTCGTCTCGACCGGCCGCCGCTGGTATCTCGTCGCGTACGACCTCGACCGCGCCGACTGGCGTACCTTCCGGGTCGACCGGGTCGAGGAGCCCTTCGCCACGGGCGCCCGGTTCACGCCGCGCGAGCTGCCTACGGGGAGTGCCGAGGAGTATCTGAGGCAGTCGATGTACCGGCGCCAGGAGACGTACGCGTTCGACGTCACCTTCGCCGCGCCCGTGGAGTTCATCGCGGCCCGGCTCCCTCGCTGGTTCGGCACTCCCGAACCCGTCGACGAGCACAGCTGCCGGCTGCGGGCCTCCGTCGGCGACTCCGTGGAGTGGCTGGCGGTACGGCTCGCCGTCGTCGACTGCGACTTCACGGTGCACGAGCCGCCGGAACTGGTCGGGTACATACGGGAGTTGGGCGCGCGGCTGGCCCGGGCGGCGGGCGGCGACGAGGGGTGA
- a CDS encoding sigma-70 family RNA polymerase sigma factor, translating into MATRAVAARRSSAGRTDAARSVRASGGEIADRDLVGMYLDEIARTPLLDAAKEVELSQIIEAGVFAQQILDGEEEARADATREELQALVADSERAKDIFIRSNLRLVVAVARRYPRSGLPLLDLIQEGNAGLVRAVEKFDYRKGFKFSTYATWWIRQAITRSIADQSRTIRLPVHLVEELGRIRRVQREFNREHGRDPEPQEIATELGSNPDRVSDVLDWARDPVSLNMSVDDDGDTQFGDLLEDTSAVSPEQSVLTLLRSEELDSLIGRLDQRTASIIKMRYGIEDGRERTLTEVGKEHGLTRERIRQIEKHALLELKKLARDTGFDAAA; encoded by the coding sequence ATGGCAACCCGTGCCGTCGCCGCTCGTCGTTCGTCCGCCGGCCGGACCGACGCGGCTCGCAGCGTTCGCGCCTCTGGCGGCGAGATCGCCGACCGCGACCTGGTCGGCATGTACCTCGACGAGATCGCGCGTACACCGCTGCTCGACGCCGCCAAGGAAGTCGAGCTGTCCCAGATCATCGAGGCGGGTGTGTTCGCGCAGCAGATCCTCGACGGCGAGGAGGAGGCCAGGGCGGACGCCACCCGCGAGGAGCTTCAGGCCCTCGTCGCCGACAGCGAGCGGGCCAAGGACATCTTCATCCGGTCGAACCTGCGACTCGTCGTGGCCGTCGCCCGGCGCTATCCCCGCAGCGGCCTGCCCCTGCTGGACCTCATCCAGGAGGGCAACGCCGGCCTGGTCCGCGCGGTCGAGAAGTTCGACTACCGCAAGGGCTTCAAGTTCTCCACCTACGCCACCTGGTGGATCCGTCAGGCCATCACCCGTTCGATAGCCGACCAGTCGCGCACCATCCGGCTGCCCGTCCACCTCGTCGAGGAGCTGGGCCGGATCCGCCGCGTCCAGCGCGAGTTCAACCGTGAGCACGGGCGCGACCCCGAGCCCCAGGAGATCGCCACCGAGCTCGGCTCCAACCCGGACCGCGTCAGCGACGTCCTGGACTGGGCCCGCGACCCGGTCTCGCTGAACATGTCGGTGGACGACGACGGCGACACCCAGTTCGGCGACCTGCTGGAGGACACCTCCGCGGTCTCGCCCGAGCAGTCCGTGCTCACGCTGCTGCGCAGCGAGGAGCTGGACAGCCTGATCGGACGCCTCGACCAGCGCACCGCCTCCATCATCAAGATGCGGTACGGCATCGAGGACGGCCGCGAGCGCACGCTCACCGAGGTCGGCAAGGAGCACGGGCTCACCCGCGAGCGGATCCGCCAGATCGAGAAGCACGCCCTGCTCGAACTGAAGAAGCTCGCCCGCGACACGGGCTTCGACGCGGCCGCCTGA
- a CDS encoding GNAT family N-acetyltransferase, producing the protein MSAESAEVQVRPGVETDLTALTDIYNHYVRETPITFDTTVFTPEERLPWLLSHLEDGPHRLMVAMSTDSQRILGYATSSAFRAKPAYDTSVEVSIYLARDAGGRGVGTLLYKALFEALADEDLHRAYAGIAQPNEASTRLHERFGFRYVGTHREVGRKFGRYWDVAWYEKEL; encoded by the coding sequence ATGTCGGCGGAGTCCGCAGAGGTGCAGGTCAGACCAGGAGTCGAGACCGACCTCACCGCCCTCACCGACATCTACAACCACTACGTCCGTGAGACGCCCATCACATTCGATACCACTGTCTTCACTCCGGAAGAGCGCCTTCCTTGGCTCCTCTCCCACCTTGAAGACGGCCCGCATCGCCTGATGGTTGCCATGTCCACGGACTCACAGAGGATTCTTGGCTACGCCACGAGCAGCGCGTTTCGCGCGAAACCGGCGTACGACACCTCGGTGGAGGTGTCGATATACCTCGCCCGGGACGCGGGCGGCCGGGGCGTCGGCACGCTGTTGTACAAGGCCCTGTTCGAGGCCCTCGCCGACGAGGACCTCCACCGCGCCTACGCCGGCATCGCCCAGCCGAACGAGGCGTCGACGCGGCTGCACGAGCGGTTCGGGTTCCGGTACGTGGGGACGCACCGGGAGGTCGGGCGGAAGTTCGGGCGGTATTGGGATGTGGCCTGGTACGAGAAGGAGCTCTGA
- a CDS encoding dioxygenase family protein, which translates to MSAATAERMPALYLSHGAPPLADDPIWPGELAAWSATLPRPKAILMVSAHWEEAPLALGAVDPVPLVYDFWGFPEHYYKVRYGAPGAPELAASVRKLLQAPGIPVQDIPDRGLDHGAYVPLVEMYPDADIPVLQISMPTLDPVRLMDIGRKLAPLRDEGVLVVGSGFFTHNLAALRQPGTPTWSAEFDDWGHRALESRDWDALLDFLHKSPAGQLAHPRTEHFAPLFVTMGAAEAAGELDAQQSVIDGFWKGLAKRSVQFG; encoded by the coding sequence ATGTCCGCCGCCACCGCCGAGCGCATGCCCGCCCTCTATCTGAGCCACGGGGCCCCGCCGCTCGCCGACGACCCGATCTGGCCCGGCGAACTCGCCGCCTGGTCCGCGACCCTGCCCCGCCCGAAGGCGATCCTCATGGTCTCCGCGCACTGGGAGGAGGCCCCCCTCGCCCTCGGCGCGGTCGACCCGGTCCCTCTGGTCTACGACTTCTGGGGCTTCCCGGAGCACTACTACAAGGTGCGGTACGGAGCCCCCGGCGCCCCCGAGCTGGCGGCCTCGGTCCGCAAGCTCCTCCAGGCCCCCGGCATCCCTGTCCAGGACATCCCGGACCGAGGCCTCGACCACGGCGCGTACGTCCCCCTCGTGGAGATGTACCCGGACGCCGACATCCCGGTCCTCCAGATCTCCATGCCGACCCTGGACCCGGTCCGCCTGATGGACATCGGCCGCAAGCTCGCCCCCCTCCGCGACGAGGGCGTCCTCGTCGTCGGCTCCGGCTTCTTCACCCACAACCTCGCCGCCCTCCGCCAGCCCGGCACCCCCACCTGGTCCGCTGAGTTCGACGACTGGGGCCACCGCGCGTTGGAGTCCCGCGACTGGGACGCCCTCCTCGACTTCCTCCACAAGTCCCCGGCCGGCCAACTGGCCCACCCCCGCACCGAGCACTTCGCCCCCCTCTTCGTCACGATGGGCGCGGCCGAGGCCGCCGGCGAACTGGACGCCCAGCAGTCGGTGATCGACGGCTTCTGGAAGGGGTTGGCCAAGCGGTCGGTGCAGTTCGGGTAG
- a CDS encoding MarR family winged helix-turn-helix transcriptional regulator has translation MKTASADEEPRWLSDEEQRTWLAYVHAATLLEDHLDRQLQRDAGMPHLYYHLLVVLSAAPERRLRMTELAMRTKITRSRLSHAVARLEKNGWVRREDCPSDKRGQFTVLTDGGLEMLSKSAPGHVAAVRQALFDRLSSEQQKALGEIMGIIAEGLQPTEAGADLPWLR, from the coding sequence ATGAAGACCGCATCCGCCGACGAAGAACCCCGCTGGCTCAGCGACGAGGAGCAGCGCACCTGGCTTGCATATGTGCACGCCGCGACCCTTCTTGAGGACCATCTCGACCGTCAGTTGCAGCGCGACGCGGGCATGCCGCATCTCTACTACCACCTTCTCGTGGTCCTGTCCGCGGCGCCGGAGCGGCGGCTGCGGATGACCGAGCTGGCGATGCGGACGAAGATCACGCGGTCGCGTCTGTCACACGCCGTGGCCCGGCTGGAGAAGAACGGGTGGGTGCGGCGCGAGGACTGCCCGTCGGACAAGCGGGGGCAGTTCACGGTCCTGACGGACGGGGGGCTCGAGATGCTCTCGAAGAGCGCGCCGGGGCATGTGGCCGCGGTGCGGCAGGCGCTGTTCGACCGGTTGTCGTCGGAACAGCAGAAGGCCCTCGGCGAGATCATGGGGATCATCGCGGAGGGACTTCAGCCGACGGAGGCCGGTGCCGATCTGCCTTGGCTTCGGTAG